A stretch of Schaalia odontolytica DNA encodes these proteins:
- a CDS encoding permease: METKRPARPWGALIGALVLVALVAVWAMQGTLAGSGLPVGRAATIAVGMTLQAIPFLLLGVFVAELIEAFVSPALIARVFPTNPVASVLTALVAAFLLPVCDCSAVPIFRSLLRKGVPLSAATTLMLASPAINPLVIASTYYAFGSWAIVGARIGLSITVALSVGLSMLASPPSALREEAHVHDGDSCGCDGGCETPDRSFSGVLGATGHSFGRILPYLLGGVAASTAAQVFWPVSSLLAGLPAPSALALMMAAGFALSLCSSSDAVIARSLASLAPQGALMGFMVYGPMMDVKNVALLSSQFRGAFVLRLFATVTCIAAAVIGGAWWMGVLA, encoded by the coding sequence GTGGAGACGAAACGACCTGCGCGTCCCTGGGGTGCGCTTATCGGCGCGCTTGTGCTGGTGGCGCTGGTTGCCGTGTGGGCCATGCAGGGAACCCTGGCTGGATCGGGCCTGCCTGTTGGTCGCGCGGCGACGATAGCCGTGGGCATGACCCTGCAGGCGATTCCCTTCCTGCTTCTGGGCGTGTTCGTCGCAGAACTCATCGAGGCCTTCGTCTCCCCCGCCCTGATCGCGCGCGTTTTTCCGACGAACCCGGTGGCGTCCGTGTTGACCGCTCTCGTCGCTGCTTTCCTTCTTCCCGTGTGTGATTGTTCGGCGGTGCCGATCTTCCGTTCGCTGCTGCGCAAGGGCGTTCCCCTGTCGGCGGCGACCACTCTCATGCTGGCATCCCCCGCGATCAATCCCCTGGTGATCGCGTCAACGTATTACGCGTTCGGCTCGTGGGCGATTGTGGGTGCGCGTATCGGGCTGAGCATCACCGTCGCGCTGTCGGTGGGCCTGTCGATGCTGGCTTCTCCTCCGAGCGCCCTGCGCGAGGAAGCCCACGTCCACGACGGGGACTCGTGCGGATGCGACGGCGGCTGCGAGACGCCGGATCGCTCGTTCTCTGGCGTCCTTGGCGCGACCGGTCATTCTTTCGGGCGGATCCTGCCCTACCTGCTGGGCGGCGTGGCCGCCTCGACAGCAGCGCAGGTGTTCTGGCCGGTGTCTTCCCTGCTCGCGGGCCTGCCCGCTCCCAGCGCGCTGGCACTCATGATGGCGGCCGGCTTCGCCCTGTCGCTGTGCTCCTCGTCGGACGCGGTGATCGCGCGTTCGCTGGCCTCCCTCGCGCCGCAGGGCGCGCTCATGGGATTCATGGTCTACGGCCCGATGATGGACGTGAAGAACGTGGCACTGCTGTCCTCACAGTTCCGCGGCGCGTTCGTGCTTCGCCTGTTTGCGACCGTCACGTGCATCGCCGCCGCCGTCATTGGTGGCGCCTGGTGGATGGGGGTCCTCGCGTGA
- a CDS encoding bifunctional folylpolyglutamate synthase/dihydrofolate synthase: MAGESFFGQDPTHEDQQGGIPADLIPYLEAADEVEDTEAGEGTDPQAEESEREAALRALVEHSLLLGPDPSVLAEIEGEVDEDFADDAAEARDERASHEAALAKAEQDVALDARVQEIYQSIVARAPEHDIDPTLDRMKLALDILGDPQNSYPSIHITGTNGKTSTSRMIDSLLTAFGMKTGRFTSPHLLDVRERISLEGHPITREGFVRAWEDIEPYVGMVDERSSQEGGPRLSFFEVFTIMAYAAFADYPVDAAVVEVGMGGRWDATNVIDSGVSVITPIALDHTKWLGSTIEEIAREKAGIIKPGQVVVIMAQEEEVLDILLEQARSVDAIARVEGRDFEVVDRQMGVGGQMVTIRTPSAVYEDVFVPLFGQYQAHNAAAALVAVEAFMGGRGLDGRIVEQGLMNASSPGRMQVVRHSPTIIVDAAHNPAGAATLREAVESSFGFARIAGVYAAMGDKDVEGVLSEVEPFIDHLVVTQMPGERAADIARLAEIAEEVFGPDRVDVRESLADAVDRAAEIAEAGAEPADRSGVLVFGSVMLAGEMLALAGHSPR; this comes from the coding sequence ATGGCAGGCGAATCGTTCTTCGGGCAAGACCCCACCCACGAGGATCAGCAGGGCGGCATCCCGGCCGACCTGATCCCGTACCTGGAAGCGGCCGACGAGGTCGAGGACACCGAGGCGGGGGAGGGCACCGACCCTCAGGCCGAGGAGAGCGAACGCGAGGCCGCGCTGCGCGCACTCGTCGAACACTCGCTGCTGCTGGGCCCCGACCCCTCCGTCCTCGCCGAGATCGAGGGCGAGGTGGACGAGGACTTCGCCGACGATGCCGCCGAGGCACGCGACGAGCGCGCCTCCCACGAGGCCGCACTCGCGAAGGCTGAGCAGGACGTCGCCCTGGATGCCCGCGTGCAGGAGATCTACCAGTCCATCGTCGCGCGCGCACCCGAGCACGACATCGACCCCACGCTCGATCGCATGAAGCTCGCCTTGGACATCCTGGGCGACCCGCAGAACTCCTACCCGTCGATCCACATCACGGGCACGAACGGCAAGACCTCCACGTCGCGCATGATCGATTCGCTCCTCACGGCTTTCGGCATGAAGACGGGCCGCTTCACGAGCCCGCATCTGCTCGACGTGCGCGAGCGCATCTCGCTGGAGGGCCACCCGATCACGCGCGAGGGCTTCGTGCGCGCATGGGAGGACATCGAGCCCTACGTCGGCATGGTGGACGAGCGCAGCTCGCAGGAGGGCGGCCCCCGGCTGTCCTTCTTCGAGGTGTTCACGATCATGGCGTACGCGGCCTTCGCCGACTACCCGGTCGACGCCGCCGTCGTCGAGGTCGGCATGGGCGGGCGCTGGGACGCCACGAACGTCATCGACTCCGGCGTCTCCGTCATCACGCCGATCGCCCTGGATCACACGAAGTGGCTCGGCTCCACGATCGAGGAGATCGCGCGCGAAAAGGCGGGCATCATTAAGCCAGGCCAGGTCGTCGTCATCATGGCTCAGGAGGAGGAAGTCCTCGACATCCTGCTCGAGCAGGCGCGCTCCGTTGACGCGATCGCCCGCGTCGAGGGCCGTGACTTCGAGGTCGTGGATCGTCAGATGGGGGTCGGCGGCCAGATGGTCACGATCCGCACGCCTTCCGCGGTCTACGAGGACGTGTTCGTCCCGCTGTTCGGGCAGTATCAGGCCCACAACGCGGCGGCGGCCCTCGTCGCCGTCGAGGCTTTCATGGGTGGGCGCGGCCTGGACGGTCGCATCGTCGAGCAGGGCCTCATGAACGCCTCCAGCCCGGGACGCATGCAGGTCGTGCGTCATTCGCCCACGATCATCGTGGACGCCGCGCACAACCCCGCGGGTGCGGCCACCCTGCGCGAGGCCGTGGAATCCTCCTTTGGGTTCGCGCGCATCGCGGGCGTGTACGCGGCGATGGGGGACAAGGACGTCGAGGGCGTCCTGTCCGAGGTCGAACCCTTCATCGATCACCTCGTCGTCACGCAGATGCCGGGCGAACGCGCGGCTGACATCGCGCGCCTGGCCGAGATTGCCGAGGAGGTCTTCGGTCCTGACCGGGTAGACGTGCGCGAGTCGCTGGCTGACGCGGTCGATCGTGCAGCCGAGATCGCCGAGGCCGGGGCTGAGCCTGCGGATCGCAGCGGAGTTCTCGTGTTTGGCTCGGTCATGCTGGCCGGGGAAATGCTGGCCCTCGCCGGTCACAGCCCCCGCTAG
- the ileS gene encoding isoleucine--tRNA ligase, with amino-acid sequence MTKHGFYPRHRQDEVDPSPSFPTMEEGTLAFWASNDTFRKSIEMRDAGENGSNEFVFYDGPPFANGLPHYGHLLTGYVKDVVGRYQTMKGHRVERRFGWDTHGLPAELEAQRQLGIEDVTEITREGGVGIEAFNAACRSSVLRYTKEWEEYVTRQARWVDFEHDYKTLDMSYTESVIWAFKQLYDKGLAYQGHRVLPYCWNDRTPLSNHELKMDDDVYQDRTDNTVTVGLRLETKLREDSARPELALIWTTTPWTLPSNSAVAVGPEIEYSLVEVAADHEGVLAGERVLIATDLIPAYAKELGEEPTVVATYKGSELVGIHYHPIYDYFDTPERRAEGAAPGPNGWSIIAADYVTTTDGTGLVHQAPAFGEDDMWTCMEYGIGVVLPVDEGGVFTSEVSDYEGMQIFDANRYVVADLREQGGPIARRAPAIRAVLVREKSYVHSYPHCWRCRKPLMYKAVSSWFVRVTEIRDRMVELNQEITWTPAHTKDGIFGKWLEGARDWSISRNRFWGAPIPVWVSDDPAYPRTDVYGSIAELEADFGVKVTDFHRPFIDSLTRPNPDDPTGKSTMRRISDVFDCWFESGSMPFAQVHYPFENQEWFENHYPGDFIVEYIGQTRGWFYTLHVLATALFDRPAFRSCVSHGIVLGDDGLKMSKSLRNYPDVAEVFNKYGSDAMRWFLMSSPVVRGGNLIVKEESIRDTVRQVLLPIWNTYYFFTLYAGACNKGEGYEAKRIDLSSPEAVAALAQMDRYLLAHTRTLAEDVRGALDGYDVAGACEAIRDFLDVLTNWYVRTQRQRFWDEDGAAFDTLYTALVTLMELAAPLLPLLSEEIWRGLTGGESVHLVDFPVIDEAVDAPELVAAMDEVRSIVSAAHALRKTHQLRVRQPLASLLVVSENFAALEPFADLIASEVNVKSVVFSAPQDSGLSVRTELALNPRAFDPAVRKLTSQLFKAQKSGEWEVVDGECRFASVELDGAPLVLTGDMFSVSTSVDAAEGQVADVLASGTFVVLDTELTPELEAEGYARDVVRAVQDERKNAGLHIADRIDLSLTVPSDHVADVETWRDMIAAETLALSLEVEAGDKLAVSVAKH; translated from the coding sequence ATGACGAAGCACGGCTTCTACCCCCGCCACCGGCAAGACGAGGTGGACCCCAGCCCTTCCTTCCCCACGATGGAAGAGGGCACCCTGGCGTTCTGGGCCAGCAACGACACCTTCCGCAAGTCCATTGAGATGCGCGACGCCGGCGAGAATGGCTCCAACGAGTTCGTGTTCTACGATGGCCCGCCTTTCGCCAACGGCCTGCCCCACTACGGTCACCTCCTGACCGGCTATGTCAAGGACGTCGTGGGCCGCTACCAGACCATGAAGGGCCACCGCGTCGAGCGCCGCTTCGGCTGGGACACGCACGGCCTGCCCGCCGAGCTCGAGGCTCAGCGCCAGCTCGGCATCGAGGACGTCACCGAGATCACCCGTGAGGGTGGCGTCGGCATCGAGGCGTTCAACGCCGCCTGCCGCTCTTCCGTCCTGCGCTACACGAAGGAATGGGAAGAGTACGTCACCCGCCAGGCCCGCTGGGTGGACTTCGAGCACGACTACAAGACGCTCGACATGTCCTACACCGAGTCCGTGATCTGGGCGTTCAAGCAGCTCTACGACAAGGGCCTGGCCTACCAGGGCCACCGCGTCCTGCCCTACTGCTGGAACGACCGCACGCCTCTGAGCAATCACGAGCTCAAGATGGACGACGATGTGTACCAGGACCGCACCGACAACACGGTGACGGTGGGCCTGCGCCTCGAGACGAAGCTGCGCGAAGACTCGGCGCGCCCCGAGCTGGCCCTCATCTGGACGACCACGCCCTGGACGCTGCCCTCGAACTCGGCCGTCGCCGTGGGCCCGGAGATCGAATACTCCCTCGTCGAGGTTGCCGCCGACCACGAGGGTGTCCTCGCGGGCGAGCGCGTCCTCATCGCCACCGACCTGATCCCCGCCTACGCCAAGGAGCTCGGCGAGGAACCCACCGTCGTGGCCACCTACAAGGGCTCGGAGCTGGTGGGCATCCACTACCACCCGATCTACGACTACTTCGACACCCCCGAGCGCCGCGCTGAAGGCGCTGCCCCCGGCCCCAACGGCTGGTCGATCATCGCCGCTGACTACGTGACGACCACGGACGGCACCGGCCTCGTCCACCAGGCCCCCGCCTTCGGTGAGGACGACATGTGGACGTGCATGGAGTACGGCATCGGCGTCGTTCTGCCCGTCGACGAGGGCGGCGTCTTCACCTCCGAGGTGAGCGACTACGAGGGCATGCAGATCTTCGACGCGAACCGCTACGTGGTCGCCGACCTGCGCGAGCAGGGTGGCCCGATCGCGCGCCGTGCCCCCGCGATCCGCGCCGTGCTGGTGCGCGAGAAGTCCTACGTGCACTCGTACCCGCACTGCTGGCGCTGCCGCAAGCCCCTCATGTACAAGGCCGTGTCCTCGTGGTTCGTCCGCGTCACCGAGATCCGCGACCGCATGGTGGAGCTCAACCAGGAGATCACCTGGACCCCCGCGCACACCAAGGACGGCATCTTCGGCAAGTGGCTGGAGGGTGCCCGCGACTGGTCGATCTCGCGTAACCGCTTCTGGGGCGCGCCGATTCCCGTGTGGGTCTCGGACGATCCGGCCTACCCGCGCACCGACGTCTACGGCTCCATCGCGGAGCTCGAGGCCGACTTCGGCGTGAAGGTCACGGACTTCCACCGTCCCTTCATCGACTCCCTGACGCGCCCGAACCCGGACGACCCGACGGGCAAGTCGACGATGCGTCGCATCTCCGACGTGTTCGACTGCTGGTTCGAGTCCGGCTCGATGCCCTTCGCGCAGGTGCACTACCCGTTTGAGAACCAGGAGTGGTTCGAGAACCACTACCCGGGCGACTTCATCGTCGAGTACATCGGTCAGACGCGCGGCTGGTTCTACACGCTGCACGTCCTGGCGACCGCGCTCTTCGATCGCCCGGCGTTCCGCTCCTGCGTTTCCCACGGCATCGTCCTGGGCGACGACGGCCTGAAGATGAGTAAGTCGCTGCGTAACTATCCGGACGTGGCCGAGGTGTTCAACAAGTACGGTTCCGACGCGATGCGTTGGTTCCTCATGTCGAGCCCGGTCGTGCGCGGCGGCAACCTGATCGTCAAGGAGGAGTCGATCCGCGACACCGTCCGTCAGGTGCTGCTGCCCATCTGGAACACGTACTACTTCTTCACGCTGTACGCGGGTGCGTGCAACAAGGGCGAGGGTTACGAGGCCAAGCGCATCGATCTGTCTTCGCCCGAGGCCGTGGCCGCGCTGGCGCAGATGGATCGCTACCTGCTGGCTCACACCCGCACCCTCGCCGAGGATGTGCGCGGCGCGCTCGACGGCTACGACGTGGCCGGCGCGTGCGAGGCGATCCGCGACTTCCTGGATGTTCTGACGAACTGGTACGTGCGTACCCAGCGTCAGCGCTTCTGGGACGAGGACGGCGCCGCGTTCGACACGCTGTACACGGCTCTCGTGACGCTCATGGAGCTGGCGGCGCCCCTGCTGCCGCTGCTGAGCGAGGAGATCTGGCGCGGCCTGACGGGTGGCGAGTCCGTGCACCTCGTTGACTTCCCCGTCATTGACGAGGCCGTGGACGCCCCCGAGCTGGTCGCCGCGATGGACGAGGTTCGTTCGATCGTGTCGGCAGCCCACGCGCTGCGCAAGACGCATCAGCTGCGCGTGCGCCAGCCGCTGGCCTCGCTGCTGGTCGTGTCGGAGAACTTCGCTGCACTGGAGCCCTTCGCGGACCTGATCGCCTCCGAGGTGAACGTGAAGTCTGTGGTGTTCTCTGCACCGCAGGACTCGGGCCTGAGCGTCCGCACCGAGCTGGCGCTGAACCCGCGCGCCTTCGATCCGGCTGTCCGTAAGCTGACGAGCCAGCTGTTCAAGGCTCAGAAGTCCGGTGAGTGGGAGGTCGTGGACGGCGAGTGCCGTTTCGCCTCCGTCGAGCTGGATGGGGCGCCGCTGGTGCTCACGGGCGACATGTTCTCCGTGTCCACCTCCGTGGACGCCGCCGAGGGCCAGGTCGCGGACGTTCTGGCGTCGGGCACCTTCGTCGTGCTCGATACGGAGCTGACCCCCGAGCTCGAGGCCGAGGGCTACGCCCGCGACGTCGTGCGTGCCGTTCAGGACGAGCGTAAGAACGCCGGCCTGCACATCGCGGACCGCATCGACCTGTCGCTGACGGTGCCTTCCGATCACGTGGCCGACGTGGAGACCTGGCGCGACATGATCGCCGCCGAGACCCTTGCTCTGTCGCTTGAGGTCGAGGCCGGCGACAAGCTCGCGGTGAGCGTCGCCAAGCACTGA